A single genomic interval of Daucus carota subsp. sativus chromosome 1, DH1 v3.0, whole genome shotgun sequence harbors:
- the LOC108197990 gene encoding probable NAD(P)H dehydrogenase (quinone) FQR1-like 1: MGKGGGCVPSKKKAPLGVSKQDAPDVVSERSITVEEQSQVSDARPQIQDEVLVQTIKKLRVFIVFYSMYGHVESLAKRMKKGVDGIDGVEGVLYRVPETMSHEVLEQMKVPPKGNEIPVISVDDLVEADGFLFGFPTRFGSMASQMKAFFDSTGKLWNEQKLAGVPAGFFVSTGTQGGGQETTAWTAITQLVHHGMLYVPVGYTFGAGMFNMETVRGGSPYGAGAYSGDGTRQPSDTELALAEHQGKYMAMIVKRLVQPKSTE; this comes from the exons ATGGGAAAGGGAGGAGGCTGTGTTCCAAGCAAAAAGAAAGCACCTTTGGGTGTATCTAAGCAAGATGCACCAGATGTAGTTAGTGAGAGATCAATCACTGTTGAGGAGCAAAGCCAAGTTTCTGATGCAAGACCTCAAATTCAAGATGAGGTTTTGGTGCAAACAATCAAGAAATTGAGGGTTTTTATAGTGTTTTATTCAATGTATGGACATGTGGAAAGTCTTGCAAAGAGGATGAAGAAAGGGGTGGATGGGATTGATGGAGTTGAAGGGGTTTTGTATCGGGTTCCGGAAACTATGTCACATGAGGTTTTGGAGCAAATGAAGGTGCCCCCGAAGGGGAATGAGATTCCAGTGATATCTGTTGATGATCTGGTGGAGGCTGATGGTTTTTTGTTTGGTTTTCCGACTAGGTTTGGTAGTATGGCTTCCCAAATGAAGGCATTTTTTGATTCGACTGGGAAGTTGTGGAATGAGCAGAAGCTTGCTGGTGTGCCTGCTGGCTTTTTTGTGAGTACCGGCACGCAAGGAGGTGGACAAGAAACCACAGC TTGGACAGCGATCACACAATTAGTCCATCACGGAATGCTGTATGTTCCAGTAGGGTATACATTTGGAGCCGGAATGTTTAACATGGAAACTGTGAGAGGAGGTTCACCTTACGGCGCTGGAGCTTACTCAGGTGATGGCACAAGACAACCAAGTGATACAGAGCTTGCTTTAGCAGAGCACCAAGGCAAGTACATGGCGATGATAGTCAAGAGACTTGTTCAGCCAAAATCTACGGAATGA
- the LOC108196597 gene encoding cytochrome c1-2, heme protein, mitochondrial, whose amino-acid sequence MAGGRALQQLLRARLQFQSTALPVLSSIKAKNDKEGTVYLKSLRAFALLGAGVSGFLGFTTVASADEAEHGLESPDYPWPHSGILSSYDHASIRRGHQVYQQVCASCHSMSLIAYRDLVGVAYTEEETKAMAAEIEVVDGPNDEGEMFTRPGKLSDHFPSPYPNEQAARFANGGAYPPDLSVITKARHNGQNYIFALLTGYREPPAGVSVREGLHYNPYFPGGAIAMPKMLNDGAVEYEDGVPATEAQMGKDIVTFLAWAAEPEMEERKLLGFKWILVLSLGFIAAGYQRRMRWSIMKSRKLVLDVIN is encoded by the exons ATGGCCGGAGGTAGAGCATTGCAGCAGTTACTGAGGGCGAGACTGCAATTTCAATCTACT GCCCTTCCGGTTTTGTCATCCATCAAGGCAAAGAATGACAAAGAAGGAACTGTTTACCTGAAGTCGCTAAGAGCATTTGCACTCCTTGGAGCAGGTGTATCGGGGTTTTTGGGTTTTACAACAGTAGCCTCTGCTGATGAGGCTGAACATGGTTTAGAAAGTCCAGATTATCCATGGCCTCACAGCGGTATTCTCAGTTCATACGATCATGCTTC GATTCGCCGTGGTCACCAGGTCTACCAACAAGTCTGTGCATCTTGCCATTCAATGTCCTTGATTGCATATCGTGACTTGGTTGGTGTAGCATACACGGAGGAGGAAACTAAAGCCATGGCTGCTGAGATTGAGGTGGTTGATGGACCTAATGATGAGGGTGAAATGTTTACTCGTCCTGGAAAACTAAGTGATCATTTTCCTAGTCCGTACCCAAATGAGCAAGCAGCTAGATTTGCAAATGGAGGAGCCTACCCTCCAGATTTAAGTGTTATTACCAAA GCTCGTCATAATGGCCAGAACTACATATTTGCCCTTTTAACTGGTTACCGTGAACCTCCTGCTGGTGTGTCT GTCCGAGAAGGCCTGCATTATAATCCTTACTTTCCCGGGGGAGCTATTGCTATGCCTAAAATGCTCAATGATGGTGCGGTTGAGTATGAAGATGGCGTCCCTGCAACAGAAGCTCAG ATGGGCAAAGATATTGTGACCTTCCTGGCATGGGCTGCAGAACCAGAAATGGAAGAGAGGAAACTG TTGGGATTTAAGTGGATTCTTGTACTCTCTCTGGGATTCATTGCAGCAGGTTACCAAAGACGCATGAGGTGGTCCATTATGAAGTCCCGTAAACTTGTGCTCGATGTTATCAATTAA
- the LOC108219519 gene encoding uncharacterized protein LOC108219519 produces MSNFTKLEFEALDITGKNYLSWILDIEIHLAAQGLGNTIKEENQETESNRAKAMIFLRRHLHEALKSEYLTVKNPLELWKNLKDRYDHQKTVILPKARYDWMHLRLQDFKTVSEYNSALFKISSQLKLCGENITDADMLEKTFSTFHASDVLLQQQYREKGFTKYSDLISCLLVAEQNNQLLMKNHESRPTGSRPFPEANAATYNYGRGRGGGRGRGANGRRGRGFARGQGVRGRGSQIQNYPIFKNDKSNSNPKLEKNINKGKRVVESECYRCGMKGHWSRTCRTPKHLVDLYQASLKDKGKNVETNLVFENNDHADNLLAMTYLDTADFYETPDGTTTLDDKQNA; encoded by the coding sequence ATGTCGAACTTTACAAAACTTGAATTTGAGGCTCTTGATATTACGGGAAAGAATTACTTGTCATGGATATTGGATATCGAAATTCACTTGGCTGCACAAGGTCTCGGAAATACaattaaagaagaaaatcaagaaaCTGAGTCAAACCGCGCAAAAGCTATGATCTTTCTTCGCCGCCATCTCCatgaagcacttaaaagtgaaTATTTGACAGTGAAAAACCCACTTGAATTGTGGAAAAATTTGAAGGATAGGTATGATCATCAAAAGACCGTGATTCTTCCAAAAGCTCGTTATGATTGGATGCATCTGAGGCTCCAAGATTTCAAAACCGTCAGTGAATATAACTCCGcactttttaaaataagttctCAATTAAAATTATGCGGAGAAAATATTACTGATGCGGATATGCTAGAAAAAACTTTCTCAACTTTTCATGCCTCAGATGTACTCCTTCAGCAACAATATCGTGAAAAAggttttacaaaatattcagaTTTGATTTCTTGTCTTCTTGTTGCTGAACAAAATAATCAGCTTTTGATGAAGAATCATGAGTCTCGCCCAACTGGATCTCGCCCATTCCCTGAAGCGAATGCGGCAACATACAATTATGGGCGTGGACGAGGTGGCGGGCGTGGACGAGGTGCTAATGGTCGACGTGGACGTGGTTTTGCTCGTGGACAAGGAGTCCGTGGTCGTGGATCTCAAATCCAAAATTACCCTATTTTCAAGAATGATAAATCTAATTCCAACCCGAAGTTggagaaaaatattaataaaggaAAAAGGGTTGTTGAAAGTGAATGCTATAGGTGTGGAATGAAAGGTCATTGGTCACGTACCTGTCGTACGCCAAAACACCTAGTTGATCTTTATCAAGCGTCCCTGAAGGACAAAGGCAAGAATGTTGAAACAAATTTAGTTTTCGAAAATAACGACCATGCAGACAATCTCCTTGCAATGACTTATTTGGATACTGCTGATTTTTATGAGACTCCTGACGGCACCACTACCCTAGATGATAAACAGAATGCTTGA